The sequence AGTTATTACTATTTTTTATAGAAGATTCGCCAAAATTGTTACTAGAACCTACAGTTTGAACTGTTATCTTTTTTTGTTTTTCAGGCCACACAGCTTGAGTGATTTCTAGTACTTTTTCTAGTCTTTGACGAGAAAAATTTGTCGAAAGCTGACCTATTAACTCTGCAAAATTATCCTTTGTAGCCTCTAGGTCTACTGAACGTCCATCGTGTTCTTGATACAAGTCTTCTAGTTCTATGCCTTTGGCTTTGCAATATCCTACAATCTCTGTAAAATTGCCAAAAACATTTTGATCAAATTGTAAACCAACACCAAGCGCCAAGCGAATAGCATTAAAATTTCTAGACTCTATTTTTGATTGTAAATCCTTTGAAATCATCTTTTATCCTTTATGATACTAAT is a genomic window of Campylobacter devanensis containing:
- a CDS encoding glycoside hydrolase family protein, which codes for MISKDLQSKIESRNFNAIRLALGVGLQFDQNVFGNFTEIVGYCKAKGIELEDLYQEHDGRSVDLEATKDNFAELIGQLSTNFSRQRLEKVLEITQAVWPEKQKKITVQTVGSSNNFGESSIKNSNNSNKFRVEREIPKNNSSNAAKYDQDGARIISRRPASGNVQRQGSHQGQIKSASANKKDVSTGSVLLAVAAAAALVAAIFVLA